A single genomic interval of Dromiciops gliroides isolate mDroGli1 chromosome 1, mDroGli1.pri, whole genome shotgun sequence harbors:
- the LOC122735577 gene encoding mucin-17-like isoform X39 has translation MEKLLQLVEGMHIEEMSSHQTLQPEPPRAQKRPLSPQAGLSSPKRKVVPRLEEKEPETVQGIDESKKEEKKKDIAGAGIERGASQAHSIRWPVESKNKYVHISLGDQDESPEFSQTGLALTETKLAATEMLSNTGDGATSSLSTRCSETKSVSAEIMHELSDDFSESEDSDTESLSSQCSDKRLTFIDIKSMATEILGESVETDKRAVSTKSELAGKGMLSESVAPDTGSSDSKCSDSKLAPPEGKATAKSVMPDHGSPDTNLLSSEPSETSTISLEDKAVPTKMLSEKVTPTTSGLSSQRSETRHDSPERKAVVSEVSESVSAAPSVSSDDGSETRCVSPERKPLVTEMSQTVSSDPSVSSESCESKCTSLESQSVATGKLSEAVAPDPSASSAEGLKTKRPSHKSKPVVTGELTESISPTSSILGSEESETRSVSPESKPLVSGRLSETVSPASSILASEDSETRGASPESKAIVGKMLSETLPRAPNVLTPECSEARCTSSESKPVVGELLSEKVSLPPVVLSSKCLETECAPAESKPVVSRTCSGTVSPVPKVLSTECSEARCLSSETKPVVTGMVSETRSLAPDVSCGECSDSVDIKPVVARIIPERLSPPISISSTEYSDAGYTSPERKPVVTGVAPGRLSPPISISSTEYSEASCASPEESKPIVSGLFPEVLSPAISISSEFSEGAYFCTDRKPIVAGTFSERLSLDTCASVSECSETSGTSPERKPIVAERVAARMSPAPIVLSSECSETSYASPERKPLVAGRYVERLSPSTSALYTEFSESSRFFSETRPAAAGEYSGRLSPDTGSFSSESSEASGASPERKPVIGRVYPGRLSPPISISSTEYSDPGGASPERKPIVSGLFSRRLSSPISISSTEYSDMGGASPERKPVISELLSERVRPVQTVLSSVCSDDRCISPETKPVVSGIFSGTLFSATSILASEGSESRCTSPENKPTVSGLFSETGSLPPDVLSTSCLDARCVSPGSKPVEGTMFSETLFSGTSILASEGSESRSISPENKPTVSGMFSETLFSGPSILASEGSGTRCTSPENKPVVTGMFSETLSPPPNIFSSESLDTRCISPENKPVVTGMFSETLSPPINIFSSESSDTRCVSPESKPVVTGLLSGRLSPPISISSTEYSDTECASPERKPVVGEMLSERLSPPISISSTEYSDTECASPERKPIVTGLFSERLPPTSSILPSLCSEIKFASIQNKPSVSGLFPEGLSPSTSFFTSQYSDTRCTSPDSKPVMARLFPQATSLLPSRYFETSDDSSESKAAETGRLSPCTSLFSSQSSETRFSSTERLPPISSLLPELVDPTTFILAAQCPGLRFASSENNPEGSAPSPEGLSPATGFVYPPSSETRAASSENNPEVSEVFSERLSPTTGIVSSLCFEKILASTGSKPVVSRMFSESMFPATGFLYPPESDPAVSGIFSERLSPATGIMSSLCFLTIFASTESKSIVSTVFSESVSPTTGIVSSLCFVIILASTESDLAIIGVFSEGLSPSTGITFRPCSETGAALTDSNSAGTGVFSGSLSPTGGITFPPCSETEAALTDSNSAGTGVFSGSLSPTAECLSPSTGITFPPCSETGAALTDSNPVGTGVVSEKPSPTAGITFPPCSEKGAALTDSNSAGTGVFSGSLSPTAECVSPSTGITFPPCSETGAALTDSGPVGTGVVSEKPSPTAGISFPPCLETGADSTGSDTTGIGMLSKSLSPTADISFPPCLETGADSTGSDTTGIGMLSKSLSPTADISFPPCLETGADLTGSDTTGIGMLSKSLSPTADISFPPCLETGADSTGSDTTGIGMLSKSLSPTADISFPPCLETGADLAGSDTTGIGMLSERLSPIADISFPPCLETGADLAGSDTTGIGMLSDRLSPTADISFPPCLETGADLTGSDTTGIGMLSERLSPTADEAAMRTALPDDN, from the exons AAACTCCTCCAGCTGGTAGAAGGCATGCATATAGAGGAGATGTCTTCCCACCAGACGCTCCAGCCGGAGCCCCCCAGAGCTCAGAAGCGTCCCCTCTCACCACAGGctggcctgagctctcccaaaagGAAAGTTGTCCCTAGGTTGGAGGAGAAGGAGCCTGAGACTGTGCAAGGTATAGATGAGagtaagaaagaggagaaaaagaaagatattgcaggCGCTGGAATAGAGCGGGGAGCCTCACAAGCTCACTCTATCAGATGGCCGgtagaaagcaaaaataaatatgtgCACATCAGTTTGGGTGACCAAGATGAGAGCCCTGAGTTTTCTCAAACAGGATTAGCTTTAACAGAGACCAAGCTTGCGGCAACTGAAATGTTATCAAATACTGGGGATGGTGCTACAAGTAGCTTGTCTACTCGGTGTTCGGAAACAAAATCTGTTTCCGCAGAGATCATGCATGAATTAAGTGATGACTTTTCAGAGAGTGAGGATTCTGACACAGAGAGCTTGTCGTCTCAGTGTTCTGACAAAAGGCTTACTTTCATAGACATCAAGTCTATGGCAACTGAAATATTAGGAGAAAGTGTGGAGACTGATAAGAGGGCTGTTTCTACAAAAAGTGAGCTTGCCGGAAAGGGAATGTTGTCAGAGAGCGTGGCTCCTGACACAGGTAGCTCGGATTCTAAGTGTTCTGATTCGAAATTGGCTCCCCCCGAGGGAAAGGCTACGGCAAAGAGTGTAATGCCAGACCATGGGTCTCCTGATACAAATCTCTTGTCCTCTGAGCCTTCGGAAACTAGTACTATTTCCCTAGAGGACAAGGCTGTGCCAACCAAAATGTTATCAGAAAAGGTAACCCCCACCACAAGTGGTTTGTCTTCCCAGCGTTCAGAAACTAGGCATGATTCCCCCGAGAGAAAGGCTGTAGTATCTGAAGTGTCAGAGAGTGTGTCTGCAGCCCCCAGTGTGTCGTCTGATGACGGCTCGGAAACTAGATGTGTTTCCCCTGAGAGGAAGCCTCTAGTAACCGAAATGTCACAGACAGTGTCTTCTGACCCTAGTGTTTCGTCTGAGTCTTGTGAAAGTAAATGTACTTCCTTAGAAAGTCAATCTGTGGCAACAGGAAAGTTATCAGAGGCAGTGGCTCCTGACCCAAGTGCCTCATCTGCTGAGGGTCTGAAGACTAAACGTCCTTCCCATAAGAGCAAGCCTGTAGTAACTGGCGAGCTCACAGAGTCAATATCTCCAACCTCAAGTATCTTGGGCTCAGAGGAATCGGAGACTAGAAGTGTCTCCCCTGAGAGCAAACCCTTAGTAAGTGGAAGGCTCTCAGAGACAGTGTCTCCAGCCTCAAGCATCTTGGCCTCTGAGGATTCAGAGACAAGAGGTGCCTCCCCTGAGAGCAAGGCTATAGTAGGCAAAATGCTCTCAGAGACCTTGCCTAGAGCCCCAAATGTTTTGACTCCTGAATGTTCTGAGGCTAGATGCACTTCCTCTGAGAGCAAGCCAGTAGTAGGTGAATTGCTCTCAGAGAAAGTGTCTCTACCCCCAGTTGTCCTGTCTTCAAAATGTTTGGAGACTGAGTGTGCACCGGCAGAAAGCAAACCTGTTGTTAGTAGAACGTGCTCGGGGACAGTGTCacctgtcccaaaagtcttgtcTACTGAATGTTCTGAGGCTagatgcctttcctctgagaccaAGCCAGTAGTAACTGGAATGGTCTCAGAGACTAGGTCTCTAGCCCCAGATGTCTCGTGTGGTGAATGTTCGGATTCCGTAGACATCAAACCAGTAGTAGCTAGAATTATACCGGAAAGACTTTCACCACCCATAAGCATTTCATCCACAGAATATTCTGATGCTGGATATACTTCCCCAGAGAGGAAGCCAGTAGTAACTGGTGTGGCCCCTGGGAGACTATCTCCACCTATAAGCATTTCATCAACTGAATATTCGGAGGCAAGCTGTGCTTCCCCCGAGGAGAGCAAGCCCATAGTATCTGGCTTGTTCCCAGAAGTACTATCTCCAGCTATAAGTATCTCCTCCGAGTTTTCGGAGGGTGCCTATTTTTGCACAGATAGAAAGCCCATAGTAGCGGGCACGTTTTCAGAAAGACTGTCTCTGGACACTTGTGCCTCAGTCTCTGAATGTTCAGAGACTAGCGGTACTTCCCCAGAGAGGAAGCCCATAGTAGCAGAACGTGTAGCAGCAAGAATGTCACCAGCTCCAATTGTCTTGTCCTCTGAGTGTTCAGAGACAAGCTATGCTTCCCCAGAAAGGAAGCCATTAGTAGCTGGAAGGTACGTAGAAAGACTATCACCGTCCACAAGTGCCTTATACACGGAGTTTTCTGAGAGCAGCAGGTTTTTCTCAGAGACCAGACCTGCAGCAGCCGGAGAGTACTCAGGAAGGCTGTCTCCAGACACTGGTAGCTTTTCTTCAGAAAGTTCGGAGGCCAGCGGTGCTTCCCCGGAAAGGAAGCCTGTCATAGGGAGAGTGTACCCAGGGAGATTGTCACCGCCTATCAGCATCTCATCCACAGAATATTCCGATCCTGGAGGTGCTTCCCCTGAAAGGAAGCCTATAGTAAGTGGGCTGTTCTCAAGGAGACTGTCTTCTCCCATCAGCATTTCATCTACCGAATATTCTGATATGGGAGGTGCATCTCCTGAAAGGAAGCCTGTCATAAGTGAACTGTTGTCAGAAAGAGTTCGTCCAGTCCAAACTGTTTTGTCCAGTGTATGTTCTGATGATAGATGTATCTCCCCTGAAACTAAACCCGTTGTAAGTGGAATATTTTCAGGGACCCTGTTTTCAGCTACCAGCATCTTGGCCTCTGAGGGTTCAGAGTCTAGATGCACTTCCCCTGAGAACAAGCCCACAGTAAGTGGATTGTTCTCAGAGACAGGGTCTCTACCCCCGGATGTGTTGTCTACTTCGTGTTTAGATGCTAGATGTGTGTCTCCTGGAAGTAAACCCGTAGAAGGTACCATGTTTTCTGAAACCCTTTTTTCAGGGACAAGCATCTTGGCCTCCGAGGGTTCAGAATCTAGAAGTATTTCTCCAGAGAACAAGCCCACAGTTAGTGGGATGTTCTCAGAAACCCTCTTTTCAGGCCCAAGCATCTTGGCCTCTGAGGGTTCAGGGACCAGGTGCACGTCCCCAGAGAACAAACCAGTAGTAACTGGGATGTTCTCAGagaccctctccccacccccaaacatctTCTCCTCCGAAAGCTTGGACACTCGCTGCATTTCACCCGAGAACAAACCAGTTGTAACTGGGATGTTCTCAGAGACATTATCACCACCTATAAAcatcttttcttcagagagctcgGACACTAGGTGCGTTTCTCCAGAGAGCAAGCCAGTAGTAACTGGCTTGCTCTCAGGGAGACTCTCACCACCCATTAGCATTTCATCTACCGAATATTCTGACACTGAATGTGCTTCCCCTGAGAGGAAGCCGGTAGTAGGTGAAATGCTATCAGAGAGACTCTCACCACCCATTAGCATTTCATCCACCGAATATTCTGACACCGAATGTGCTTCCCCAGAAAGGAAGCCCATAGTGACTGGACTTTTTTCAGAAAGACTGCCTCCAACTTCAAGCATTCTCCCCTCCTTGTGTTCCGAAATAAAATTTGCTTCAATACAAAACAAGCCTTCAGTATCTGGACTATTTCCTGAAGGCTTGTCTCCATCTACAAGTTTCTTTACCTCTCAATATTCTGATACAAGATGTACCTCTCCTGACAGCAAACCTGTAATGGCCAGACTGTTTCCACAGGCCACGAGTCTCTTGCCTTCTCGGTATTTTGAGACCTCAGATGACTCTTCAGAAAGCAAGGCTGCAGAGACTGGAAGACTATCTCCATGCACAAGTCTCTTTTCTTCTCAGAGTTCTGAGACAAGATTTTCTTCTACTGAGAGGCTGCCTCCTATATCTAGCCTGTTACCAGAGCTTGTGGATCCTACCACATTTATCCTGGCTGCTCAGTGTCCTGGCTTAAGGTTTGCCTCATCAGAGAACAATCCTGAAGGATCTGCACCATCCCCAGAAGGGCTCTCCCCTGCGACAGGTTTTGTGTACCCTCCATCTTCTGAGACAAGAGCTGCTTCATCAGAGAACAATCCTGAAGTCTCTGAAGTGTTCTCAGAAAGATTGTCTCCGACAACAGGTATTGTGTCCTCTCTATGTTTTGAAAAAATACTTGCTTCCACAGGGAGCAAGCCTGTAGTATCCAGAATGTTCTCAGAGAGTATGTTTCCTGCCACAGGTTTCCTGTATCCTCCAGAAAGTGATCCTGCAGTATCTGGCATTTTCTCAGAAAGACTGTCTCCAGCAACAGGTATTATGTCCTCTCTATGTTTTCTGACAATATTTGCTTCCACAGAGAGCAAGTCTATAGTATCCACAGTGTTCTCAGAAAGCGTCTCTCCCACCACAGGTATTGTGTCTTCTCTATGTTTTGTCATAATCTTGGCTTCCACAGAGAGTGATCTTGCAATAATTGGAGTGTTCTCAGAGGGACTGTCTCCTTCCACAGGCATCACATTCCGTCCATGTTCAGAGACAGGAGCTGCTTTGACAGACAGCAATTCTGCAGGAACTGGAGTGTTTTCAGGGAGCCTGTCTCCTACAGGAG GTATCACATTCCCTCCATGTTCAGAGACAGAAGCTGCTTTGACAGACAGCAATTCTGCAGGAACTGGAGTGTTTTCAGGGAGCCTGTCTCCTACAGCAG AGTGTTTGTCTCCTTCCACAGGTATCACATTCCCTCCATGTTCAGAGACAGGAGCTGCTTTGACAGACAGCAATCCTGTAGGAACTGGAGTAGTGTCAGAAAAACCATCTCCTACAGCAG GTATCACATTCCCTCCATGTTCAGAGAAAGGAGCTGCTTTGACAGACAGCAATTCTGCAGGAACTGGAGTGTTTTCAGGGAGCCTGTCTCCTACAGCAG AGTGTGTGTCTCCTTCCACAGGTATCACATTCCCTCCATGTTCAGAGACAGGAGCTGCTTTGACAGACAGCGGTCCTGTAGGAACTGGAGTAGTGTCAGAAAAACCATCTCCTACAGCGG GTATCTCATTCCCTCCATGTTTGGAGACAGGTGCTGATTCAACAGGAAGTGATACCACAGGAATTGGAATGCTGTCAAAGAGTCTATCTCCTACAGCAG ATATCTCATTCCCTCCATGTTTGGAGACAGGTGCTGATTCAACAGGAAGTGATACCACAGGAATTGGAATGCTGTCAAAGAGTCTATCTCCTACAGCAG ATATCTCATTCCCTCCATGTTTGGAGACAGGTGCTGATTTAACAGGAAGTGATACCACAGGAATTGGAATGCTGTCAAAGAGTCTATCTCCTACAGCAG ATATCTCATTCCCTCCATGTTTGGAGACAGGTGCTGATTCAACAGGAAGTGATACCACAGGAATTGGAATGCTGTCAAAGAGTCTATCTCCTACAGCAG ATATCTCATTCCCTCCATGTTTGGAGACAGGTGCTGATTTAGCAGGAAGTGATACCACAGGAATTGGAATGCTTTCAGAGAGACTGTCTCCTATAGCAG ATATCTCATTCCCTCCATGTTTGGAGACAGGTGCTGATTTAGCAGGAAGTGATACCACAGGAATTGGAATGCTGTCAGACAGACTATCTCCTACAGCAG ATATCTCATTCCCTCCATGTTTGGAGACAGGTGCTGATTTAACAGGAAGTGATACCACAGGAATTGGAATGCTTTCAGAGAGACTGTCTCCTACAGCAG ATGAAGCAGCAATGCGGACAGCGCTACCTGACGATAATTAA